The genomic DNA CGACTGGCCGAACCACCCCTCGCCGGCCAGCCCACCCGAAGGCCGGGCCCCGAACACCCTGGAGCACGCGTACGTCCAGGGCTCCGCCTTCTTCGTACGTGCCGCGCTGCTGCGCACCGTCGGACTCCTCGACGAGGTCTTCCACACGTACTACGAGGAGACCGACCTGTGCCGCCGCTCCCGCTGGGCCGGATGGCGCGTCGCGCTCCTGCTCGACGTCGGCATACAGCACTTCGGCGGTGGGGGAACGGCTGGCAGCAGCTATCGGCGCGTCCAGATGCGCCGCAACCGCTACTACTACCTCCTCACCGACATCGACTGGCGCCCGCTGCCCATGCTGAGCCTGGCGTCCCGGTGGCTGAGGGACGATCTGCGCGGACGTGGCGTGGGCGGAGTGACCACCTGGTGGCGCGGGACCTGGGAAACCGCGAAAGCCGTGTGCTGGCTCGTGCGCCGCGCACCTCTGATCCGGGCCCGGCGACGTGCCCACCGCCGGCTCGGCTCGCCGACGGGCAGCCACGCTCAACCGCAGGCAAGGGGTGCGCAATGACCACACCCCGGATTCTGTTCGCCGGCGTCTTCCACTGGAACGCGGGCTCCAGCCACATGATCGCCGAGTACGCCCGGGTCGCCTCGGCATCCGGATGCGAGGTCGGCGTCTCAAGCCAACTGTCGCGCCTGGACGGCACGGTGAACGGCCACCTGCCTCTCGTGGACGACATCAGCTGGGCCACCCACCTGGTCCTCGTCTTCGAGAGCAGGCAGTTCCTCTCGCCCGAGCAGCGTGAACT from Streptomyces sp. MRC013 includes the following:
- a CDS encoding glycosyltransferase family 2 protein, with translation MTIPNPTGESARVRVATITVGTNESRWLEPCFATLLDSDVPGIDLTVWYVDNDSYDGSTAFVKDRFPEVRVIQNESNVGFARANNIGMRAALADGADYVFLVNPDTQTPKSLVRDLAEFMETWTDYGVVGPMQYEYDESGSTALGAYNDWSKSALRWGEQHAFAGDWPNHPSPASPPEGRAPNTLEHAYVQGSAFFVRAALLRTVGLLDEVFHTYYEETDLCRRSRWAGWRVALLLDVGIQHFGGGGTAGSSYRRVQMRRNRYYYLLTDIDWRPLPMLSLASRWLRDDLRGRGVGGVTTWWRGTWETAKAVCWLVRRAPLIRARRRAHRRLGSPTGSHAQPQARGAQ